One Amycolatopsis sp. NBC_00355 genomic window carries:
- a CDS encoding LacI family DNA-binding transcriptional regulator translates to MATISDVAALAGVSTATVSRALNGKSTVDPTLAERVARAVAELGYTPNGLARSLRRRETAVLALIISDVENPFFTAIARGVEDTAQAAGFSVMLCNSDENTAKERRYVEVAAQERLAGVIMSPTTAESDVRPLLAHGTPIVTVDRRLEAADCDAVLVDSRVAARDAVRHLVDRGYERIACVAGPPGITTADDRLDGYRDGLRDAGRKLSTRLVRRCEFRETGGYEAAKQLLTRADPPDALLVSSSTMAIGVLQAMAELGLTSGRDVGIVSFDDAPWTTLISPTLTVVAQPAHSMGQLAARLLLDRIGGSGSPAATTTTMAAQLIVRGSSTR, encoded by the coding sequence GTGGCGACGATCTCCGACGTGGCGGCACTGGCCGGGGTGTCCACCGCGACCGTGTCCCGGGCACTCAACGGCAAGTCCACTGTGGACCCGACATTGGCCGAACGGGTGGCCCGGGCGGTGGCCGAGCTCGGCTACACGCCGAACGGGCTGGCCCGCAGCCTGCGCCGCCGCGAGACGGCGGTCCTCGCGCTGATCATCTCCGACGTCGAGAACCCGTTCTTCACGGCGATCGCGCGCGGGGTCGAGGACACCGCGCAGGCCGCCGGGTTCTCCGTGATGCTGTGCAACTCCGACGAGAACACCGCGAAGGAACGCCGGTACGTCGAGGTCGCGGCGCAGGAACGGCTGGCGGGCGTGATCATGTCGCCGACCACCGCCGAGAGCGACGTCCGCCCGCTGCTCGCGCACGGCACGCCGATCGTGACGGTCGACCGGCGCCTGGAAGCGGCCGACTGCGACGCGGTGCTCGTCGACTCCCGGGTCGCGGCCCGCGATGCCGTGCGGCACCTCGTCGATCGCGGCTACGAGCGGATCGCCTGCGTCGCGGGGCCGCCGGGGATCACCACGGCGGACGACCGCCTCGACGGTTACCGCGACGGACTCCGCGACGCGGGCCGGAAACTCTCGACGCGGCTGGTACGCCGCTGCGAATTCCGCGAAACCGGCGGATACGAAGCAGCGAAACAGTTGCTGACCAGAGCCGATCCGCCGGACGCGCTCCTGGTGTCCAGCAGCACGATGGCGATCGGCGTCCTGCAGGCAATGGCGGAGCTGGGCCTGACTTCCGGCCGCGACGTCGGCATCGTCTCGTTCGACGACGCGCCCTGGACGACGCTGATTTCGCCGACCCTGACCGTCGTGGCCCAGCCGGCCCACTCGATGGGCCAGCTCGCGGCGCGGCTCCTGCTGGACCGCATCGGCGGCAGCGGATCCCCCGCGGCGACCACGACGACGATGGCCGCCCAGCTGATCGTCCGCGGCAGCTCCACCCGCTGA
- a CDS encoding alpha/beta hydrolase, with the protein MLGVRKRLLTAAAVTAVAGSLLAAAPASAAGTGSVDWKPCADAPGVDCGAVTVPIDYAHPEKGTTSVALARRKATDPQARIGAVLMDPGGPGGPGAGQVKEGWSLSAEVTKRFDTVGFDPRGIGDSTQIKCGLDEVIADHPEVPRNQAEFEQLAQYNRKVGESCSRLTGPLASFADTKTVARDMDAIRAALGEKKLTYYGVSYGTLMGQQYAELFPGKVRALVLDSNMDHSQLGAWDFLRSETQSVQAEFGEFAGWCGRTPACVLHGQDVSKLTRDLQDKAARGELKAPQSGEPITPLNLASIFQGAFYGPSWDQLAKTLKSFADGTPAAASARARDEIPVNTVFQSIFCDDWNLPVHNYAELETYRRAAAASAPDVKVNSLGWSAVTACIGWPEKASNPQHPLQVHGAPPLLVLSSKYDPATPYVWSQTVARQTGNTLLTYDGWGHGAYFKNSDCVTRATDDYLITGKLPAKGTHCAAVEPGTPQARIAGPKAPPAIGF; encoded by the coding sequence ATGCTGGGGGTACGCAAGCGGCTGCTGACCGCGGCGGCGGTCACGGCGGTAGCGGGAAGCCTGCTGGCCGCGGCGCCGGCGTCGGCGGCCGGAACGGGAAGCGTCGACTGGAAACCCTGCGCGGACGCGCCGGGCGTCGACTGCGGCGCGGTGACCGTGCCGATCGACTACGCCCACCCGGAGAAGGGCACCACGAGCGTCGCGCTCGCCCGGCGGAAGGCCACCGACCCCCAGGCCAGGATCGGCGCGGTCCTGATGGACCCGGGCGGTCCCGGTGGGCCGGGCGCGGGCCAGGTCAAGGAAGGCTGGTCGCTCTCGGCCGAGGTCACCAAGCGCTTCGACACCGTGGGCTTCGACCCGCGTGGCATCGGCGACAGCACCCAGATCAAGTGCGGCCTCGACGAGGTCATCGCCGACCACCCCGAGGTGCCGCGCAATCAGGCCGAGTTCGAACAGCTCGCGCAGTACAACCGGAAGGTCGGCGAAAGCTGCTCCCGGCTCACCGGGCCGCTCGCGAGTTTCGCCGACACCAAGACCGTCGCGCGGGACATGGACGCGATCCGCGCCGCGCTCGGCGAGAAGAAGCTGACCTACTACGGCGTTTCGTACGGGACGCTGATGGGCCAGCAGTACGCCGAGCTGTTCCCCGGCAAGGTCCGCGCGCTCGTGCTGGACAGCAACATGGACCACTCGCAGCTGGGCGCGTGGGACTTCCTGCGCAGCGAAACGCAGTCCGTGCAGGCGGAGTTCGGCGAGTTCGCCGGCTGGTGCGGCCGGACGCCGGCCTGCGTGTTGCACGGCCAAGACGTCTCCAAGCTGACGCGGGACCTGCAGGACAAGGCCGCGCGCGGGGAACTGAAGGCGCCGCAGAGCGGTGAACCGATCACCCCACTGAACCTCGCGTCGATCTTCCAGGGCGCGTTCTACGGCCCGAGCTGGGACCAGCTGGCGAAGACGTTGAAGTCCTTCGCGGACGGCACACCGGCGGCCGCGTCGGCTCGGGCGCGGGACGAGATCCCGGTCAACACCGTGTTCCAGAGCATCTTCTGCGACGACTGGAACCTGCCGGTGCACAACTACGCCGAGCTGGAGACCTACCGGCGCGCGGCCGCGGCCTCCGCACCGGACGTCAAGGTCAACTCGCTGGGCTGGTCCGCCGTGACCGCCTGCATCGGCTGGCCGGAGAAGGCGAGCAACCCGCAGCACCCGCTGCAGGTGCACGGCGCGCCGCCGCTGCTGGTCCTGAGCAGCAAGTACGACCCGGCGACGCCGTACGTGTGGTCGCAGACCGTGGCCCGGCAGACCGGCAACACGCTGCTCACCTACGACGGCTGGGGCCACGGCGCCTACTTCAAGAACAGCGACTGCGTCACCAGGGCGACCGACGACTACCTGATCACCGGCAAGCTCCCGGCCAAGGGCACGCACTGCGCCGCCGTGGAGCCGGGCACGCCCCAAGCCCGGATCGCCGGGCCGAAGGCGCCGCCGGCAATCGGCTTCTGA
- a CDS encoding SGNH/GDSL hydrolase family protein, with amino-acid sequence MRFRTFLASTAIAVTLTGLATAPADAGVRHGGGYLALGDSVAFGYRPGAVTPVSDYLNAANFRGYAENYAALRGLRVANASCPGETTGSLLKAGAQSNGCENSVGSPVGYRTTFPLHVPYAGTQIDYATRYLRTHQDTKLVTLNIGANDMFVCQATTPDQCTGPDFQAALDRMSRNVATILGAVRAHYRGDLVLMSYYSLDYRDPAQVEQVQAIDAALTQVTRRYHGKIADGFTAFRLASLRTGGDPCAAGLLIKLPAGGCDVHPTAAGHRVLTAALALAR; translated from the coding sequence ATGCGGTTCAGGACTTTCCTCGCGAGTACGGCGATCGCCGTCACGCTCACCGGGCTGGCCACGGCGCCCGCGGACGCCGGAGTCCGGCACGGCGGCGGGTACCTCGCCCTCGGTGACTCCGTGGCGTTCGGCTACCGGCCCGGCGCCGTGACCCCGGTTTCGGACTACCTGAACGCGGCGAACTTCCGCGGCTACGCCGAGAACTACGCGGCCCTGCGCGGCCTGCGCGTCGCCAACGCGTCGTGTCCCGGCGAGACGACCGGGAGTTTGCTGAAGGCCGGCGCGCAGAGCAACGGCTGCGAGAACTCCGTCGGCTCCCCCGTCGGCTACCGCACGACGTTCCCACTGCACGTGCCGTACGCGGGCACCCAGATCGACTACGCCACGCGGTATCTGCGCACCCACCAGGACACCAAGCTGGTGACGCTGAACATCGGCGCCAACGACATGTTCGTCTGCCAGGCCACGACGCCGGACCAGTGCACCGGCCCGGACTTCCAGGCGGCGCTGGACCGGATGAGCCGCAACGTCGCGACGATCCTCGGGGCGGTGCGCGCCCACTACCGCGGTGACCTGGTGCTGATGTCGTACTACTCGCTCGACTACCGCGACCCCGCGCAGGTCGAGCAGGTGCAGGCGATCGACGCGGCGCTCACGCAGGTGACCCGCCGCTACCACGGGAAGATCGCCGACGGCTTCACGGCGTTCCGGCTGGCGTCCCTGCGCACGGGTGGTGACCCGTGCGCGGCCGGGCTGCTGATCAAGCTGCCGGCCGGGGGCTGTGACGTCCACCCGACAGCGGCCGGCCACCGGGTCCTCACGGCGGCCCTCGCCCTGGCGCGTTAA
- a CDS encoding DeoR/GlpR family DNA-binding transcription regulator, with the protein MARHERLSTLLDMLGQREKIDVEDVAEELSVSAATIRRDLDHLAEQQLLTRTRGGAVANDLAYDLPLRYKTARHVPEKQRISNAAAAFAAKGMVVGLNGGTTTAGVARALAIRSDLSGRGDAPGITVVTNALNIAHELAVRPNVKIVVTGGVARPQSFELSGPLATRVLSELTIDLLFLGVDAFDPDAGAFAHHEGEASINRLMVERAERVVAVADGSKLGRRAFARICETTQVHALVTDEEADPEIVRAFEAAGVEVQAV; encoded by the coding sequence ATGGCCCGGCACGAACGGTTGAGCACCCTGCTGGACATGCTGGGGCAGCGGGAAAAGATCGACGTCGAGGACGTGGCCGAGGAGCTGAGCGTCTCCGCGGCGACGATCCGCCGCGACCTCGACCACCTGGCGGAGCAGCAGTTGCTCACGCGCACCCGGGGTGGCGCGGTCGCCAACGACCTCGCCTACGACCTGCCGTTGCGCTACAAGACCGCGCGGCACGTCCCGGAGAAGCAGCGGATCAGCAACGCCGCGGCCGCCTTCGCCGCCAAGGGGATGGTGGTCGGCCTCAACGGCGGCACGACGACCGCCGGCGTGGCGCGGGCCCTGGCGATCCGGTCCGACCTGTCCGGGCGGGGTGACGCGCCCGGCATCACGGTGGTGACGAACGCGCTGAACATCGCGCACGAGCTGGCGGTCCGCCCGAACGTCAAGATCGTCGTGACCGGCGGTGTGGCCCGGCCGCAGTCGTTCGAGCTGAGCGGGCCGCTGGCCACGCGGGTGCTCAGCGAGCTGACCATCGACCTGCTGTTCCTCGGCGTCGACGCGTTCGACCCGGACGCGGGCGCGTTCGCCCACCACGAGGGCGAGGCCAGCATCAACCGCCTGATGGTGGAACGCGCCGAGCGCGTGGTGGCGGTGGCGGACGGGTCGAAGCTGGGCCGCCGCGCGTTCGCCCGCATCTGCGAGACGACGCAGGTGCACGCGCTGGTGACCGACGAGGAAGCGGACCCGGAGATCGTGCGCGCGTTCGAGGCGGCGGGCGTCGAGGTCCAGGCGGTTTAA
- a CDS encoding DUF5107 domain-containing protein — MTRLYRTGLVLPAAELGPENPLPPLIKPEAVASVSNVDELPPDLAAGLDYGRLDTVLPCRLQDGYSRSRTERELPALVLENDRVRATILPTLGGRLYSLVHNGRELLYRNPVFQPANLALRDAWFAGGVEWNLGSTGHTTLTCAPMFAAQVEGPDGTPVLRLWEWERTRDLPYHLDFWLPEDSDFLLVGVRIRNPHPHDVPVYWWSNVAVAQTPDTRVLAPATQAWHYGYSGRLDLVDVPGSLTYPARAESAADYFFECSKPWIAAVDGDGRGLLQTSTERLRGRKLFLWGESAGGRRWQDWLAPGAGGYLEIQAGLARTQLEHLRLPAGDAWDWLEAYGPLAADPAVVHGDDWQAATDAVVAPVLTGYHEQWRKILDVEPGPLLAEGSGWGALEARRMPTCLPGTPFPPESLGPEQEPWLSLLDGVPPQGDPGAVPPSTLVNRYWADLLEHTADNWLTWYHRGVARWAAGRHEAAREAWAASVSAAENPWALRCLAVTAGSAEAAQLYDRALKLAPALEPLLVEAVAAGCAPELPPEPTGRLALLAAQARLALGDVEGARAIFDAGFEVANIREGETSLSDTWAALSSDPLPGRYDFRMK; from the coding sequence ATGACGCGCCTGTACCGCACCGGGCTGGTCCTGCCCGCGGCCGAGCTGGGACCCGAGAACCCGTTGCCGCCCTTGATCAAGCCGGAGGCCGTCGCGTCGGTGTCCAATGTGGACGAGTTGCCGCCGGATCTCGCGGCGGGGCTGGACTACGGCCGGCTCGACACCGTGCTGCCGTGCCGGCTGCAGGACGGGTATTCGCGCTCGCGCACCGAGCGGGAGCTGCCCGCGCTGGTGCTGGAGAACGACCGGGTGCGGGCGACCATCCTGCCCACGTTGGGCGGCCGGCTGTACTCCCTGGTCCACAACGGACGTGAGCTGCTCTACCGCAACCCGGTGTTCCAGCCCGCGAACCTCGCGCTGCGCGACGCCTGGTTCGCGGGCGGCGTCGAGTGGAACCTGGGCAGCACCGGGCACACGACGCTGACCTGCGCGCCGATGTTCGCGGCTCAGGTCGAAGGGCCGGACGGCACGCCGGTGCTGCGGCTGTGGGAGTGGGAACGCACCCGCGACCTGCCGTACCACCTCGACTTCTGGCTGCCCGAGGACTCCGACTTCCTGCTGGTGGGCGTGCGGATCCGCAACCCGCATCCGCACGACGTCCCGGTGTACTGGTGGTCGAACGTCGCGGTGGCGCAGACGCCGGACACCCGCGTCCTCGCACCGGCGACGCAGGCCTGGCACTACGGCTACTCGGGCCGGCTGGACCTGGTCGACGTCCCGGGCTCGCTGACCTACCCGGCGCGCGCGGAGTCCGCCGCGGACTACTTCTTCGAGTGCTCGAAGCCGTGGATCGCCGCGGTGGACGGCGACGGGCGCGGCCTGCTGCAGACCTCGACCGAGCGGCTGCGCGGCCGGAAACTGTTCCTGTGGGGCGAATCCGCGGGCGGCCGCCGCTGGCAGGACTGGCTCGCGCCGGGAGCGGGCGGCTACCTGGAGATCCAGGCCGGGCTGGCCCGCACGCAGCTGGAGCACCTGCGTCTGCCGGCCGGCGACGCGTGGGACTGGCTCGAGGCGTACGGCCCGCTCGCGGCCGATCCCGCGGTGGTCCACGGCGACGACTGGCAGGCCGCCACCGACGCCGTCGTCGCACCGGTTTTGACCGGGTACCACGAACAGTGGCGGAAGATCCTCGACGTCGAGCCCGGTCCGCTGCTGGCCGAGGGGTCCGGTTGGGGTGCGCTGGAGGCCCGCCGGATGCCGACCTGCCTGCCGGGCACGCCGTTTCCGCCGGAGTCGCTGGGGCCGGAGCAGGAGCCGTGGCTGTCCCTGCTGGACGGTGTCCCGCCGCAGGGTGACCCAGGGGCCGTGCCGCCGTCGACGCTGGTCAACCGGTACTGGGCCGATCTGCTGGAGCACACGGCCGACAACTGGCTGACCTGGTACCACCGGGGTGTCGCGCGCTGGGCGGCCGGGCGTCACGAGGCAGCGCGGGAGGCGTGGGCGGCTTCGGTGTCAGCGGCCGAGAACCCGTGGGCCCTGCGCTGCCTGGCGGTGACGGCCGGCTCGGCGGAGGCGGCCCAGCTGTACGACCGGGCGTTGAAGCTGGCGCCGGCGCTGGAGCCGCTGCTGGTGGAGGCCGTCGCGGCCGGGTGCGCGCCGGAGCTGCCGCCGGAACCGACGGGACGGCTTGCCCTGCTGGCCGCTCAGGCGCGGCTGGCGCTGGGCGACGTCGAGGGTGCGCGGGCGATCTTCGACGCGGGGTTCGAGGTCGCGAACATCCGGGAAGGGGAGACGTCGTTGTCCGACACCTGGGCGGCGCTGTCGTCCGATCCGCTGCCGGGGCGCTATGACTTCCGGATGAAGTAG
- a CDS encoding ABC transporter ATP-binding protein, whose amino-acid sequence MATVSFQDTTRFYAGVERPAVDGLDLEVADGEFLVLVGPSGCGKSTTLRMLAGLEGVDDGSIHIGDRDVTELAPKDRDIAMVFQNYALYPHMSVGENIGFHLKLAKMPKAERERKVREAAAVLDLTEYLDRKPAKLSGGQRQRVAMGRAIVREPSVFLMDEPLSNLDAKLRVQTRTQIASLQRRLGITTLYVTHDQVEAMTMGDRVAVLKDGVLQQVDTPIGLFARPVNVFVAGFIGSPAMNLLETTVDSDGAVVGGTRLPLTPAQRSALTGPGVVVGVRPEGWTIGDGGFDAVVEVVEELGSDQYLYCRDGDRVLTVRTPGMAPWQRGQAIALTPQLGSVHLFDAATGDRLP is encoded by the coding sequence ATGGCCACCGTGAGTTTCCAGGACACGACCCGGTTCTACGCCGGGGTCGAGCGCCCCGCCGTCGACGGGCTCGACCTCGAGGTCGCCGACGGCGAGTTCCTCGTGCTGGTCGGGCCGTCCGGCTGCGGCAAGTCGACCACGCTGCGGATGCTGGCCGGGCTGGAGGGGGTCGACGACGGCTCCATCCACATCGGCGACCGCGACGTCACCGAGCTGGCGCCCAAGGACCGCGACATCGCGATGGTGTTCCAGAACTACGCGCTCTACCCGCACATGTCGGTCGGCGAGAACATCGGCTTCCACCTGAAGCTGGCCAAGATGCCGAAGGCCGAGCGCGAACGCAAGGTGCGCGAGGCCGCCGCGGTACTCGATCTGACGGAGTACCTCGACCGCAAGCCCGCGAAGCTGTCCGGCGGGCAGCGCCAGCGGGTCGCGATGGGCCGGGCGATCGTGCGCGAGCCGAGCGTGTTCCTGATGGACGAACCTCTGTCCAACCTGGACGCCAAGCTGCGGGTGCAGACGCGCACGCAGATCGCGTCGCTGCAACGACGGCTCGGCATCACGACGCTGTACGTCACGCACGACCAGGTCGAGGCGATGACCATGGGCGACCGGGTGGCGGTGCTCAAGGACGGTGTCCTGCAGCAGGTCGACACGCCGATCGGGCTGTTCGCGCGGCCGGTGAACGTGTTCGTCGCCGGGTTCATCGGCTCGCCCGCGATGAACCTGCTGGAGACCACAGTGGACAGCGACGGCGCGGTTGTCGGCGGGACGCGGTTGCCCCTGACGCCGGCGCAGCGCTCGGCGCTGACCGGGCCCGGCGTCGTCGTCGGCGTCCGGCCGGAGGGCTGGACGATCGGCGACGGCGGGTTCGACGCCGTCGTCGAGGTCGTCGAGGAGCTGGGCAGCGACCAGTACCTGTACTGCCGGGACGGCGACCGGGTGCTGACCGTGCGTACGCCGGGCATGGCGCCGTGGCAGCGGGGGCAGGCGATCGCGCTGACGCCGCAGCTCGGCTCGGTCCACCTGTTCGACGCGGCCACCGGTGACCGGCTGCCATGA
- a CDS encoding carbohydrate ABC transporter permease, which translates to MTVTDAPVRAVAKPPRKVPRKPRPAPGSRKLSPLRLLGSVIVWAFTAGNVLVLYWLLTASFKTPVEIFTKPFALPYQWFHLGKPFRNFIYAWNNAGFGDAVLTTVVLVGLATVATVAVSAPCAYALTRLGVRGSGPMTNAVAIGMGVPFQTVIIPLFVTMSKAHLDNEYGLFLLYVALSIPFTVFLLTGFFRSLPDELEEAASLDGASPTRTFFSVMLPLARGGLITALTLNAIGLWNETLLAIVFLKDQAHFTLSRALFTFYGAASYQSEYGGLIAGVAIVVLPMLVLYLVLARRIITGLTLGAGK; encoded by the coding sequence ATGACTGTCACCGACGCGCCCGTGCGCGCGGTCGCCAAACCACCGCGCAAGGTGCCGCGCAAACCGCGTCCGGCGCCCGGCTCGCGGAAGCTGAGCCCGTTGCGGCTCTTGGGTTCCGTGATCGTCTGGGCGTTCACCGCGGGCAACGTGCTGGTGCTGTACTGGCTGCTCACGGCCTCGTTCAAGACGCCGGTGGAGATCTTCACCAAGCCGTTCGCGCTGCCGTACCAGTGGTTCCACCTCGGCAAGCCGTTCCGGAACTTCATCTACGCCTGGAACAACGCGGGGTTCGGTGACGCCGTGCTGACGACGGTCGTCCTGGTCGGGCTGGCGACGGTCGCGACGGTCGCCGTGTCCGCGCCCTGCGCGTACGCGCTGACCCGGCTCGGCGTGCGCGGGTCCGGGCCGATGACGAACGCCGTCGCGATCGGCATGGGCGTCCCGTTCCAGACGGTGATCATCCCGCTGTTCGTGACCATGAGCAAAGCCCACCTGGACAACGAGTACGGCCTGTTCCTGCTCTACGTCGCGTTGTCGATCCCGTTCACCGTGTTCCTGCTGACCGGCTTCTTCCGCTCGCTGCCGGACGAGCTGGAGGAAGCGGCCTCTTTGGACGGTGCCTCGCCGACGCGGACGTTCTTCTCCGTCATGCTGCCGCTCGCCCGCGGCGGCCTGATCACGGCGTTGACGCTGAACGCCATCGGCCTGTGGAACGAGACGCTGCTGGCGATCGTGTTCCTCAAGGACCAGGCCCACTTCACGCTCTCGCGGGCGCTGTTCACCTTCTACGGCGCCGCGAGCTACCAGTCGGAGTACGGCGGCCTGATCGCCGGCGTGGCGATCGTCGTGCTCCCGATGCTCGTGCTCTACCTCGTGCTCGCCCGCCGGATCATCACCGGCCTGACCCTCGGCGCCGGAAAGTAG
- a CDS encoding carbohydrate ABC transporter permease encodes MATVTTTAARDRGARAAGAAHLRRKRRLFWPFAAPALVLYLAFLVLPTLATVVLSFTSWAGAGDTPKPNGVTNYTQMWASDSFQYAFRNTLVYVFLGGVGTFALAFLFTMVLRDMRGGKVVRAILFFPNIVAPVALGMFLGFVFKYQPGKQGLANYVLEHVGADAAKFLAPANVTGVVTASLIWASSGFYITILMAAVDRIPPYLYEDAELGGASPWQKFRNITLPMTWDVVGVAGVLWTINALKIFELVFVLAGPGTYAPPNQAWTLGVYVFDRTFGSNGTPDFGAACACAVAMIALVSILVVLLRRLMRRDAIQF; translated from the coding sequence ATGGCCACGGTCACGACGACGGCGGCGCGGGACCGGGGGGCCCGCGCCGCCGGCGCTGCGCACCTGCGCCGCAAGCGGCGGCTGTTCTGGCCGTTCGCGGCCCCGGCTTTGGTGCTGTACCTGGCTTTCCTGGTACTCCCGACGCTCGCGACCGTCGTCCTGAGCTTCACCAGCTGGGCCGGCGCGGGGGACACGCCCAAGCCCAACGGCGTCACCAACTACACGCAGATGTGGGCGAGCGACTCGTTCCAGTACGCCTTCCGCAACACGCTGGTGTACGTCTTCCTCGGCGGCGTCGGCACGTTCGCGCTGGCGTTCCTGTTCACCATGGTGCTGCGGGACATGCGTGGTGGCAAGGTCGTCCGGGCCATCCTGTTCTTCCCGAACATCGTCGCGCCGGTGGCGCTGGGCATGTTCCTCGGGTTCGTGTTCAAGTACCAGCCGGGCAAGCAGGGCCTGGCGAACTACGTGCTGGAGCACGTCGGCGCGGACGCGGCGAAGTTCCTGGCGCCGGCCAACGTCACCGGCGTCGTGACGGCGTCGCTGATCTGGGCCAGCTCGGGTTTCTACATCACGATCCTGATGGCCGCGGTCGACCGGATCCCGCCGTACCTCTACGAGGACGCCGAGCTGGGCGGCGCGTCGCCGTGGCAGAAGTTCCGCAACATCACGCTGCCGATGACGTGGGACGTCGTCGGCGTCGCCGGTGTCCTGTGGACGATCAACGCGCTGAAGATCTTCGAGCTGGTGTTCGTGCTGGCCGGGCCGGGTACCTACGCGCCGCCGAACCAGGCGTGGACACTCGGGGTCTACGTGTTCGACCGCACCTTCGGCTCGAACGGCACGCCCGACTTCGGGGCCGCCTGCGCCTGCGCGGTGGCGATGATCGCGCTGGTGTCGATTCTCGTTGTCCTGCTGCGCCGGTTGATGCGCCGTGACGCGATCCAGTTCTGA
- a CDS encoding ABC transporter substrate-binding protein gives MACAVGASLLLAGCGGGADSGSDTGENALPGVDQYLNAPCPEAAVKPATDKEFTYWAMWTADEPQGKVLQKAFKCFQEKTGVKVNVQWLGRKAYTQNLVPALNTDAVPDLFDQDVSKVGAAIATPGGTQSVDDVFAMKVGEGDKTVKDVLSPSSYDFPQNKDREGHNFMVPYTVQSSAWWFNKDAAGDVQQPKTMDDLTALFDKAKADGKAAISQDGDIPFYNMYFFTQLAERYVGSGGLNKAAADKTGQLWKTDPGFLKAANETAKLPKYFIDGWDAAKFPQVQQRWADGDSRYLYVGTWAPSETREYLDKQGAGTKINYSSFQFPMPAGATHDTVEQMSIGFAVTKKAKHAEAAKAFIAYFLNKDILSGIPAVADNLVPRADLAVPDDLKQVKAAMDDPKKEHVLQYDGIDGIAGGKWQTDVFDPADTSLLKGELNPQQFVDQLAAKGADFWKNQS, from the coding sequence ATGGCGTGTGCGGTGGGGGCCTCTCTCCTGCTGGCCGGCTGCGGCGGGGGCGCGGACTCCGGCAGCGACACCGGTGAGAACGCGCTGCCCGGTGTCGACCAGTACCTCAACGCGCCTTGCCCGGAGGCGGCGGTCAAACCCGCCACGGACAAGGAGTTCACCTACTGGGCGATGTGGACGGCCGACGAGCCCCAGGGCAAGGTCCTGCAGAAGGCCTTCAAGTGCTTCCAGGAGAAGACCGGCGTCAAGGTGAACGTGCAGTGGCTGGGGCGCAAGGCCTACACGCAGAACCTGGTGCCCGCGCTGAACACCGACGCGGTGCCGGACCTGTTCGACCAGGACGTCAGCAAGGTCGGCGCGGCGATCGCGACACCGGGCGGCACGCAGAGCGTCGACGACGTCTTCGCGATGAAGGTCGGCGAGGGCGACAAGACCGTCAAGGACGTGCTTTCGCCCAGCTCGTACGACTTCCCGCAGAACAAGGACCGCGAGGGCCACAACTTCATGGTCCCCTACACCGTCCAGTCGAGCGCCTGGTGGTTCAACAAGGACGCCGCGGGTGACGTGCAGCAGCCGAAGACGATGGACGACCTGACCGCGTTGTTCGACAAGGCGAAGGCCGACGGCAAGGCCGCGATCAGCCAGGACGGCGACATCCCGTTCTACAACATGTACTTCTTCACCCAGCTCGCCGAGCGCTACGTGGGCTCGGGCGGGTTGAACAAGGCGGCGGCCGACAAGACCGGGCAGCTCTGGAAGACCGACCCCGGTTTCCTCAAGGCCGCCAACGAAACCGCGAAGCTGCCGAAGTACTTCATCGACGGCTGGGACGCGGCGAAGTTCCCGCAGGTGCAGCAGCGCTGGGCCGACGGCGACTCGCGCTACCTCTACGTCGGCACCTGGGCGCCGAGCGAGACGCGCGAGTACCTGGACAAGCAGGGCGCCGGAACGAAGATCAACTACAGCTCGTTCCAGTTCCCGATGCCGGCCGGTGCCACGCACGACACCGTCGAGCAGATGTCGATCGGCTTCGCCGTCACCAAGAAGGCCAAGCACGCCGAGGCCGCGAAGGCGTTCATCGCCTACTTCCTCAACAAGGACATCCTCTCGGGCATCCCGGCGGTGGCCGACAACCTGGTGCCGCGCGCCGACCTCGCCGTGCCGGACGACCTCAAGCAGGTCAAGGCCGCGATGGACGACCCGAAGAAGGAGCACGTCCTGCAGTACGACGGGATCGACGGCATCGCCGGCGGCAAGTGGCAGACCGACGTCTTCGACCCGGCCGACACCTCGCTGCTCAAGGGTGAGCTGAACCCCCAGCAGTTCGTGGACCAGCTCGCGGCCAAGGGCGCCGACTTCTGGAAGAACCAGAGCTGA